One Tripterygium wilfordii isolate XIE 37 chromosome 10, ASM1340144v1, whole genome shotgun sequence DNA segment encodes these proteins:
- the LOC120007223 gene encoding F-box protein At3g07870-like has protein sequence MKSRRGRKYRDKHCIKEEEGGLSLLPDVIVMDILSRLPLKTIIQSRCVCKTWQSLLSDSYFASLLQQKARPTLVLQSEPKQGPSNFYMVELESGIHGVLKFNTKNNIPTRHVELLGSCNGLLCLFALNSIRSYYLCNPITGQFVNTPSNSKKQKRVGKLVATVHGFGFSPESNQYMVLRITNKKYNHPNVNLRTEGEVYTFGTDNWRSIGEVPFPVHHKFFSIQLNGALHWIAERDANGGSDIICSLNIDTKKISTIATPPDEFDRVDSEIVLGVLEGCLYICDSMSFYNLEIWLLKNYGVESSWSREIVIAKTSLPKEMQDCVLKPIMRFKNGEILIQNDCNYMILYDPRRGSFVNVSVGRVGHEFKAAAHVASFDAIPCLTF, from the coding sequence ATGAAGAGCAGGAGAGGAAGAAAGTACAGAGATAAGCACTGcatcaaggaagaagaagggGGACTGTCATTGCTTCCAGATGTTATTGTCATGGACATTCTCTCCCGTCTCCCATTGAAAACCATAATTCAATCCAGGTGCGTATGCAAAACATGGCAGAGCTTACTCTCAGACTCTTACTTTGCTTCTCTGCTTCAACAAAAGGCACGCCCCACGCTAGTACTCCAGAGTGAACCCAAACAGGGTCCTTCCAATTTCTACATGGTTGAGCTTGAATCAGGCATCCATGGAGTCCTGAAATTCAACACCAAGAACAACATCCCTACCCGTCACGTTGAGCTTCTGGGTTCTTGTAATGGGCTGCTTTGCTTGTTTGCTTTGAACTCGATTAGAAGTTATTATCTCTGCAATCCAATTACTGGCCAGTTTGTCAATACCCCTTCTaattcaaagaaacaaaaaagggtTGGTAAATTAGTTGCAACTGTTCATGGGTTTGGTTTCAGTCCAGAAAGCAATCAATACATGGTCCTAAGGATAACCAATAAGAAGTATAATCACCCAAACGTAAATCTGCGCACAGAAGGCGAAGTTTATACCTTTGGAACAGATAATTGGAGAAGCATAGGGGAGGTACCCTTCCCTGTTCATCATAAATTCTTTAGTATTCAACTGAATGGTGCCCTTCATTGGATTGCTGAAAGAGATGCTAATGGTGGGTCTGACATTATATGCTCTCTCAACATTGATACCAAGAAGATTAGCACAATCGCAACGCCCCCTGACGAATTTGACAGGGTTGATAGTGAGATAGTATTGGGAGTTTTGGAGGGTTGTCTTTACATATGTGACAGTATGAGTTTCTATAACCTTGAGATCTGGTTGCTGAAGAATTATGGAGTGGAGTCATCATGGAGTAGAGAGATTGTTATTGCCAAAACCTCGCTTCCAAAGGAGATGCAGGATTGTGTTCTGAAACCGATTATGAGATTCAAGAATGGAGAGATTTTGATACAAAATGACTGTAACTACATGATTTTGTATGATCCAAGGAGGGGGAGTTTTGTCAATGTCTCAGTAGGCAGGGTAGGGCATGAATTCAAAGCTGCTGCTCATGTTGCCAGCTTTGATGCAATCCCTTGTTTGACATTCTAG
- the LOC120007846 gene encoding F-box/kelch-repeat protein At3g23880-like, translated as MAVAASRWQKLMQRSLSGNLPNEIVADILLRLPVKSLIRFTCVCKAWCTLCGDPKFTELQFKHGIANHRGCLLLRHLSDTEGQFVPWRTLNAGSYYIAAICGSLLCPEKHWKADEVFSLRNGGTFQEISKVEVPILSKTGHYSIVGSINGLICLIESHLTCPAFGLRIYLWNPATRECRALPEHYINQWNNLLLVLGVGFGYLSTTNDYKVVRIITAFNFETKVEVYSVSTDCWRSLETNIQCQMTQIYDYRSAVFMNQASHWVATDDANYSFILALDMVNETLYTLELPNDGGKRQSWHRKLAVLMESLLICIFDPSNMAGTWSIWVMKDYGVPESWTKLYKVGTETMIPAGLVDEGEFMLIKNSWLVSYDPILEKVKNLQVFHPTHLFRYIESLVSPRG; from the coding sequence ATGGCAGTAGCTGCATCTAGATGGCAAAAATTGATGCAGAGGTCATTGTCAGGCAATCTACCAAATGAAATTGTCGCTGATATCCTGTTAAGGTTGCCTGTGAAGTCTCTTATCAGATTTACATGTGTATGCAAGGCATGGTGTACTTTATGTGGTGATCCTAAATTCACTGAATTGCAGTTCAAACATGGTATTGCAAATCACAGAGGTTGTCTTCTCCTTAGACATCTGTCTGACACAGAGGGTCAATTTGTCCCCTGGCGCACTCTAAATGCAGGTTCTTACTACATAGCAGCAATTTGTGGCAGTTTGCTGTGTCCTGAGAAACATTGGAAAGCTGATGAGGTTTTTTCCTTGAGGAATGGTGGGACTTTTCAAGAAATTTCAAAGGTAGAAGTTCCTATTCTTAGCAAAACAGGGCATTACTCAATTGTGGGATCCATCAATGGATTGATTTGCCTGATTGAATCACATCTTACTTGCCCAGCTTTTGGGTTGAGGATTTATCTGTGGAACCCTGCTACTAGAGAATGCAGAGCTCTTCCAGAACATTATATAAATCAGTGGAACAATTTGCTGCTTGTACTTGGTGTTGGATTTGGATATCTTTCCACTACTAACGACTACAAAGTGGTGAGAATAATAACGGCTTTCAATTTTGAAACTAAAGTAGAGGTGTACTCAGTGAGCACAGATTGTTGGAGAAGTTTGGAAACAAATATCCAGTGCCAGATGACCCAGATCTATGATTACCGCTCCGCAGTATTTATGAATCAGGCATCACATTGGGTTGCTACAGATGATGCGAATTATTCCTTTATCCTTGCCTTAGATATGGTAAATGAAACATTATACACCTTGGAGTTGCCCAATGATGGTGGAAAGCGTCAGTCATGGCATAGAAAACTTGCGGTGTTGATGGAATCCCTTCTTATCTGCATATTTGACCCCTCTAACATGGCTGGAACTTGGAGCATATGGGTTATGAAGGATTATGGTGTGCCAGAGTCCTGGACTAAATTGTACAAGGTGGGAACCGAAACGATGATACCAGCAGGATTGGTGGATGAGGGTGAGTTCATGTTGATTAAAAACAGTTGGCTGGTTTCTTATGATCCAATTCTTGAGAAAGTTAAGAATCTCCAAGTTTTTCATCCCACTCATCTCTTCCGTTACATCGAGAGCCTAGTATCTCCCAGAGGATGA